The Fusobacterium sp. DD2 DNA window ACTTTTTCCCATGTAGTTGGAGAAAATGAGGAGATTTTAGGAGATATTGTAGATATGGAGGGAGCTGGAGTAGCTAAAGGCGGAAGTATATTTTTAGACACTTCAAGAATCTATATGCTAAAGATAGTTTCTGACTATTTAGATGGAGATGTAGAAGATATTGGAAAGATTATCTCTGAAGGGATGGAGAAAATAGACAGCTGGATTAGTAAAATAGAAAATTTCCAGGTTGAAGAGGAAGTTTTAAACTGGGAAGATTTGGATAGGATAGAGAGTTTTGCAGAAAAAATGAGATTTACAACAACTATGACTAATGAATTCAAGTCTTTAATGGAATATTATGTAATATGTGGAAATCCCATTGATGAAATAATAGATGAGTATAAAAATATTGAGATAGTAAGAAAAAATGAGGTGAAAAAGATATTTGATGAGATCAGAAGAAAAGTTGCTAAATAAGAGTTTCTCCCATATATATGTAGAGGATGAGGCTAGAAGTTACCCTCTTACAAGGGAGATTATAAAGAGATTTGAAAACTCTAAAATAGTTGAGATATCAAACTATAAAGAGGTATTTTCAAGAAACAACCAGAATTTTTCACTTCAAAAGGTCACTCCAAAGCTTATACTTGCTGTAAAAAAAGATGGTTTTTTATACAAGGGAGCAAAGGTGTGTGAAAGTTTTGGAAATGAGAATTTTTACTATATATCTTCAGTGATAAACTGTGTCTATGACTGTGAATATTGCTACCTTCAGGGAGTGTATTCATCAGCTAATATAGTGATATTTGTAAATATTGAGGATATGTTTTATGAGGTGGAAAAAGAGCTTGAAAAAAAGAGTATGTATATCTGTATCTCATATGATACAGACCTTTTAGCTATTGAAAGTATAACTGGACTTGTAAAAGACTGGTACAATTTTTGTGAAAAGCATAAAAATCTGAAAATTGAGCTTAGAACAAAATCAGCAAATGTTGTCCCATTTAATGATTTAAAAGCAAATCCAAACTTTAT harbors:
- a CDS encoding spore photoproduct lyase; the protein is MIYIAVALGAEGKKIIDYYGLKRDNSIKKFQVFKNDRITLVITGVGMLNALAGTVFLLTPGCEKSDILLNIGVCGAINREKYSIGDVVLANKVIDRNNGVVFYPDMVFNHPFKEGTLETFSHVVGENEEILGDIVDMEGAGVAKGGSIFLDTSRIYMLKIVSDYLDGDVEDIGKIISEGMEKIDSWISKIENFQVEEEVLNWEDLDRIESFAEKMRFTTTMTNEFKSLMEYYVICGNPIDEIIDEYKNIEIVRKNEVKKIFDEIRRKVAK
- a CDS encoding spore photoproduct lyase family protein, yielding MRSEEKLLNKSFSHIYVEDEARSYPLTREIIKRFENSKIVEISNYKEVFSRNNQNFSLQKVTPKLILAVKKDGFLYKGAKVCESFGNENFYYISSVINCVYDCEYCYLQGVYSSANIVIFVNIEDMFYEVEKELEKKSMYICISYDTDLLAIESITGLVKDWYNFCEKHKNLKIELRTKSANVVPFNDLKANPNFIVAWTLSPYEIAEKHESGTPGLEKRLESARKLVDSGWTVRICFDPVIYMENFKEVYGKMVDDTFEKIDSNRILDISIGTFRISKEYLKRMKKNRGPSKILYYPFHCENGVYTYEVEKKEMMMKYMKEKVLQYANEEKIFI